Proteins encoded within one genomic window of Brassica rapa cultivar Chiifu-401-42 chromosome A09, CAAS_Brap_v3.01, whole genome shotgun sequence:
- the LOC103840727 gene encoding probable phospholipid-transporting ATPase 7 has product MGSNGVYASIVIFALNLGIFHVQSLCSNGQTADMNAMGTAIFTCIVWAVNAQIALTMSHFTWIQHALIWESIFTWYIFLALFGMLPPKISGNILHMLLEALAPAPIFWLTTLLVIATTTLPYLAHISFQRSLNPLDHHIIQEIKHFKIDVQDERMWTRERSKARQKTKIGFIARVDAKIRQLRGRLQKKHLILSVVRGMSGMSASASSETTTTTTHHS; this is encoded by the coding sequence ATGGGTAGTAATGGAGTATATGCATCCATAGTCATCTTCGCCCTCAACCTTGGCATCTTCCATGTCCAATCTCTCTGTTCCAATGGCCAAACAGCAGACATGAATGCAATGGGAACCGCAATTTTCACTTGCATCGTCTGGGCAGTGAATGCACAGATCGCTTTAACCATGAGCCACTTCACATGGATCCAACACGCCTTGATCTGGGAAAGTATCTTCACCTGGTACATCTTCCTTGCCCTCTTTGGCATGTTACCTCCAAAAATATCAGGCAACATCTTACACATGCTCCTCGAAGCTCTAGCACCTGCGCCAATCTTCTGGCTCACCACACTGCTGGTCATAGCCACCACAACACTTCCTTACTTAGCTCACATCTCCTTCCAGAGATCGTTGAACCCTCTGGACCACCACATCATCCAAGAGATCAAGCATTTCAAAATCGACGTCCAGGACGAGCGTATGTGGACAAGAGAGAGATCCAAAGCTAGACAAAAGACCAAGATTGGATTCATAGCTCGTGTAGATGCCAAGATCCGCCAGCTGAGAGGGAGACTCCAGAAGAAACACTTAATTCTGAGTGTTGTGAGAGGTATGAGTGGTATGAGCGCCTCAGCATCAAGTGAGACGACAACGACCACCACACATCATAGTTGA